A genomic segment from Candidatus Brocadia sinica JPN1 encodes:
- a CDS encoding ChaN family lipoprotein, translating to MTNKTCVSIVRCADYDREKVNAAIDKTFDHFGGIHNIVKKGSKVLLKPNFIKESAPEECVVTHPVVIETVAQKVLEMDATPIIGDSPAFGAVSKIASRLGLNKFAEKHGIEIIELDVPRRVKATCGTKSFSLTISGKALDADAIINLPKLKAHVQLLYTAAVKNMYGCVSGKRKAWRHFTSNNDREWYTEMLLANYHAVKPTFTIVDAIVSMEKRGPSGGIPRQVSLILGGTDCIAIDRIVADVLGVHPSQVPLLRTAKKHGTGEQNLAKIEVLGESLSSSKMSDFELPNLIPIGFDTMQVVRSLFKHLWLKRFSNVILLLLALFVLLPMNAFSEANRTKNFPEQVAIDDIIHIPTGEKVQFSQLHHFFDCVRVLYVGETHANKAAHQVQLKILKACYENFGNNIAIGMEMFTRPYQPFLDQWIAGEIDEQKFLEETQWDKEWGYDYSLYKDILDFACEKKIPVIALNAPKEVVKMVSKKGLKALSEEEKKQLPEIDTTDFFHRVYLERAVREHMVDRLADLERYNDVQCLWEEYMAQTIADYLSSWEGKDKTFLIFAGNGHIIYDFGIPKRVFRRTFLPYYTLYPAEFHGSKPTTEQDLFLQEIPLEPADFVWVIPPPVMQEKRIHLGVQIQRTSDNKLVIQEITPESPAEKAGFMMGDIILSIDGKIVKSVMELVHYLQTKQFGDTCTVDIERGGKRISCEVTLFEMEQE from the coding sequence ATGACGAACAAAACGTGTGTTTCTATCGTCCGCTGTGCTGATTACGACCGGGAAAAGGTCAATGCGGCCATTGACAAAACCTTCGACCATTTTGGTGGTATCCATAACATCGTAAAAAAGGGCTCTAAGGTATTGCTAAAGCCAAATTTCATAAAGGAGAGTGCACCTGAAGAATGTGTTGTAACCCATCCGGTAGTCATAGAAACAGTAGCCCAAAAGGTGCTGGAAATGGATGCAACACCAATTATTGGCGACAGTCCTGCCTTTGGCGCCGTATCGAAGATTGCCAGTCGCTTAGGTCTGAACAAATTTGCAGAAAAGCACGGCATAGAAATCATTGAACTCGATGTACCCCGCAGGGTAAAGGCAACATGTGGAACAAAATCATTTTCGCTCACAATTTCCGGCAAGGCGCTGGATGCAGATGCCATCATTAACCTTCCCAAGCTCAAGGCGCATGTACAATTGCTCTATACTGCAGCGGTGAAGAATATGTATGGATGTGTCAGTGGCAAGAGGAAGGCATGGCGACATTTTACATCAAATAATGATCGGGAATGGTATACAGAGATGTTGCTAGCCAATTATCATGCCGTAAAACCTACTTTCACAATCGTTGATGCTATCGTGTCTATGGAAAAACGTGGACCTTCCGGAGGAATACCAAGGCAGGTTTCCTTAATCCTCGGTGGCACCGATTGCATTGCTATAGACCGAATTGTTGCGGATGTTCTTGGCGTTCATCCTTCTCAAGTACCTCTCTTGCGAACGGCAAAGAAACACGGTACAGGAGAGCAAAACTTAGCTAAAATAGAAGTCTTGGGTGAATCACTATCCTCATCAAAGATGTCAGATTTTGAGCTTCCTAATCTGATACCAATAGGATTCGATACCATGCAAGTGGTCAGGAGCCTTTTTAAACATTTGTGGTTAAAACGTTTTAGCAACGTCATCTTGCTACTTTTAGCTTTATTTGTTTTATTACCGATGAATGCCTTTTCAGAAGCTAACAGAACAAAAAATTTTCCAGAACAGGTGGCCATTGATGATATTATTCATATTCCGACTGGCGAAAAGGTACAGTTTTCTCAGTTACATCATTTCTTTGATTGCGTCCGTGTCCTCTATGTTGGTGAGACCCATGCCAACAAGGCAGCGCATCAGGTTCAATTGAAAATACTCAAGGCTTGTTATGAAAATTTTGGAAATAATATAGCCATTGGCATGGAGATGTTTACAAGGCCATATCAACCTTTTTTAGACCAGTGGATTGCTGGAGAAATAGACGAGCAAAAATTCTTAGAAGAGACACAATGGGATAAAGAGTGGGGATACGATTATAGTCTGTACAAAGACATCCTGGACTTTGCATGTGAAAAGAAAATTCCCGTAATCGCATTAAACGCACCAAAAGAAGTGGTAAAAATGGTAAGTAAAAAAGGGCTAAAAGCCTTGAGTGAGGAAGAGAAAAAACAATTACCTGAAATTGACACAACTGATTTCTTTCATCGGGTCTATCTGGAGAGGGCCGTTCGGGAGCATATGGTTGACCGTTTAGCCGATTTAGAAAGATATAATGATGTACAATGCCTATGGGAGGAATACATGGCCCAGACGATTGCAGACTATCTGTCCTCCTGGGAAGGCAAAGACAAAACATTTCTCATATTTGCCGGAAACGGCCATATAATATACGACTTCGGCATTCCGAAGCGGGTGTTTCGACGCACTTTTTTACCGTATTACACACTGTATCCAGCCGAATTTCACGGAAGTAAACCGACAACCGAGCAAGACCTATTTTTGCAGGAAATTCCGTTAGAACCAGCCGATTTTGTATGGGTAATCCCCCCACCGGTAATGCAGGAAAAGAGGATACATTTGGGAGTTCAGATTCAAAGAACAAGCGACAATAAACTGGTTATACAAGAAATAACCCCAGAGAGTCCTGCTGAAAAGGCTGGATTCATGATGGGTGACATTATTCTTTCGATCGACGGGAAAATCGTGAAAAGTGTTATGGAACTGGTTCACTATCTTCAGACGAAGCAGTTTGGTGACACCTGCACTGTTGATATCGAACGAGGCGGGAAGAGGATTTCTTGTGAAGTTACCCTTTTTGAAATGGAACAGGAGTAA
- the galT gene encoding galactose-1-phosphate uridylyltransferase yields the protein MPELRKDPVSGRWIIIATERAMRPTDFKSEPQSLRGGFCPFCEGNEDKTPPEIMAYRERGTQSNTKGWRIRVVPNKFPALRIEGNLNKHGEGIYDSMNGIGAHEVIIESPKHVTSLTELDNKQVEEMLWAYRDRLVDLKKDKRFIYGLLFKNVGTAAGATLEHSHSQLIVTPIVPISVMHEMNGCEEFYKYRGRCLLCDMVQQELSTGTRIVLEGDTFVAFAPYASRFPFETWILSKIHSSHFENLQKMETEELAQILRAVLLKLETSLEFPPYNYIVHTTPFVFGEIEYYHWHIEIIPRLTRVAGFEWGSGFYINTVTPENAAEFLRNVNIEKKAVVVQS from the coding sequence ATGCCGGAGCTTCGAAAAGACCCCGTTTCTGGTCGTTGGATAATTATTGCTACAGAAAGGGCTATGCGACCAACTGATTTTAAATCGGAACCACAGTCTCTTAGAGGTGGTTTTTGCCCTTTTTGTGAAGGAAATGAAGATAAGACGCCGCCGGAGATTATGGCATATAGAGAAAGAGGCACTCAATCCAATACAAAAGGATGGCGAATAAGGGTGGTTCCAAATAAATTTCCCGCGTTAAGAATTGAAGGTAATTTAAACAAGCATGGTGAGGGAATCTACGATTCGATGAACGGTATTGGCGCGCATGAAGTGATTATTGAAAGCCCGAAGCATGTCACTTCTTTGACAGAACTTGATAATAAACAAGTGGAAGAGATGTTGTGGGCATACAGGGATAGACTCGTGGATTTGAAAAAAGATAAACGATTTATATACGGATTACTTTTTAAAAATGTAGGGACGGCCGCGGGTGCTACCCTGGAACATTCCCATTCACAATTAATTGTTACACCTATTGTGCCGATATCGGTTATGCACGAGATGAATGGGTGCGAGGAATTTTACAAATACAGAGGTCGTTGTTTACTTTGTGATATGGTTCAACAAGAGTTATCTACCGGGACACGGATCGTGCTGGAAGGTGATACTTTTGTTGCCTTTGCGCCGTATGCATCGCGATTCCCTTTCGAGACATGGATTTTGTCAAAAATACATTCCTCCCATTTCGAGAATTTGCAAAAGATGGAGACCGAAGAATTGGCCCAGATTTTACGTGCGGTTCTTCTCAAACTCGAGACATCACTTGAGTTTCCACCTTATAATTATATTGTCCATACAACGCCATTTGTTTTTGGGGAAATAGAATATTATCACTGGCATATTGAAATTATTCCACGGCTAACAAGGGTTGCAGGTTTTGAGTGGGGTAGTGGTTTTTATATAAATACGGTAACACCTGAAAATGCAGCTGAATTTCTTAGAAACGTAAATATAGAAAAGAAAGCAGTGGTAGTGCAATCGTGA
- the glgA gene encoding glycogen synthase GlgA, whose product MKTIYLSSEVVPFAKTGGLADIAGAIPKSLQKLGVEIVLFMPLYGTIKECQYPITKTDIQFEVKIGDKPKTGYVYKGFLPDTQVPIYFLDNEQYFARKGLYNYPGTIKDFDDNSERFIFFAQGALEAIEKLKICPDIVHCNDWQTGLVPVYLKTNYARKACFKKTKTIITIHNLAYQGLFWHWDMNMTGLDWSLFNWKQLEFYGKLNFLKGGIVFSDLITTVSKTYAEEIQTPEYGEGLDGVLRERAKDLYGIINGIDYSIWNTETDKFIIANYGLKNLNGKQLCKRALQRKYKLPERDCPIIGMITRLTDQKGLDLVVNKFMDLMKVDLQFVLLGTGDQRYQELFQNYAKTYPAKVAVKLTFDERSAHEIEAGSDMLLMPSRFEPCGLNQLYSLRYGTIPIVRSTGGLADTITDVRTDPISSSRANGFSFKEYDSDLLLATVVRAMDLFKNKKQWTNLMKNGMAQDWSWERSAREYVALYKKVVDTR is encoded by the coding sequence GTGAAAACTATCTATTTGTCATCTGAAGTAGTGCCTTTTGCAAAAACTGGTGGTCTGGCCGATATTGCCGGGGCGATTCCCAAAAGTTTACAAAAATTGGGTGTGGAAATTGTGTTATTTATGCCCCTTTACGGTACTATAAAAGAATGTCAATATCCTATAACAAAAACTGATATACAGTTTGAAGTAAAGATCGGTGACAAGCCTAAGACTGGATATGTGTATAAAGGATTTTTACCAGATACACAAGTACCCATTTATTTTTTGGACAATGAACAATATTTTGCCCGAAAGGGTTTGTATAATTATCCAGGGACCATAAAAGATTTTGATGATAATAGCGAGCGGTTTATCTTTTTTGCTCAGGGTGCACTGGAAGCCATAGAAAAGCTCAAAATATGTCCTGATATTGTGCATTGTAATGATTGGCAGACGGGGCTTGTTCCGGTATATTTAAAGACAAACTACGCAAGAAAAGCGTGTTTTAAAAAGACAAAGACAATTATAACTATCCATAACCTTGCATATCAGGGATTGTTCTGGCATTGGGATATGAACATGACAGGGTTGGATTGGAGCCTTTTTAATTGGAAACAATTAGAATTTTACGGGAAATTAAATTTTTTAAAAGGGGGTATTGTTTTCAGTGATCTCATTACTACTGTTAGCAAAACATATGCTGAGGAGATTCAAACTCCTGAATATGGTGAAGGTCTGGATGGTGTACTGAGAGAAAGGGCAAAAGACCTTTATGGAATCATCAATGGAATTGATTATTCCATATGGAACACGGAAACTGACAAATTTATCATTGCGAATTATGGATTGAAAAATCTGAACGGAAAACAACTCTGTAAAAGGGCTTTACAACGGAAATATAAATTGCCGGAAAGAGATTGTCCTATTATCGGGATGATAACCCGCCTGACAGACCAAAAAGGATTGGATTTAGTTGTGAACAAATTCATGGATTTGATGAAGGTTGACCTCCAGTTTGTTTTGTTGGGCACTGGTGATCAGCGGTATCAGGAATTATTTCAGAACTATGCAAAAACATATCCTGCAAAAGTGGCTGTAAAATTGACATTTGATGAACGTTCAGCACATGAAATTGAGGCTGGGTCAGATATGTTATTAATGCCGTCACGATTTGAACCATGCGGACTGAATCAGTTGTACAGCCTGAGATACGGAACCATTCCAATCGTTCGAAGTACCGGTGGTCTTGCAGATACAATTACAGATGTTCGTACGGATCCTATTAGCAGTAGTAGAGCTAACGGATTCTCGTTTAAAGAGTACGACTCGGATTTATTATTAGCCACTGTTGTGAGGGCAATGGATTTATTTAAGAACAAGAAGCAATGGACTAATCTTATGAAGAATGGTATGGCACAGGATTGGTCCTGGGAAAGAAGCGCAAGGGAATATGTAGCACTTTATAAAAAAGTTGTAGATACGAGATAA
- a CDS encoding valine--tRNA ligase, translating to MQTKLSTQYNPKEIEDKWYQFWEENGFFHSVPDPSKEPYTIVIPPPNVTGVLHMGHALNNIIQDILIRWRRMQGYNALWMPGTDHAGIATQNVVERELATKRIKREHLGRERFIEEVWKWKNQYGSTIIKQLKKLGSSCDWVRERFTMDEGLSAAVKETFVSLYERGLIYKGKYTINWCPRCRTALADDEVEHEEHEGHLWHIKYPFKDAPHLFLVVATTRPETLLGDVAVAVNPKDDRYKDMIGEILTLPVIGRELPILADEFVDPSFGTGAVKVTPAHDPNDFEMGKRHNLTPIVVMQENGTMNELAGDYEGMDRFECRDALIEELKLKKFIEMVTPHKHSVGHCYRCHTVIEPYISDQWFVRMRPLADAAIKASQRKSVTFFPERWEKIYLSWLENVRDWCISRQIWWGHRIPAWYCQDCGAITVARDVPTKCSKCNSVILKQDDDVLDTWFSSALWPFSTMGWPKETPELRYYYPTSTLVTDRGIIYFWVARMVMMGLEIMRNVPFSNVYIHGTILDEQGRKMSKSLGNGIDPLVMIDQYGADAVRFSIIVLTTEGQDIKLSESRFEMGRNFTNKLWNAARFITMNLEEEQPREIDLEPADYQFEDKWILSRLNTTIKTCTWYLGQFKFNDAAMKAYDFTWHSFCDWYLEIVKARLYESESPRDKKVAQTILAKVFNQILHLLHPFVPFITEELWQNLKHVILENKINIQEDMHRECLMCDVWPMEDKRYEDQISEEHMVILQDVIRAIRNIRSKMNIKEKQKLDAVISISGNGEYELDKHSGLLKRMANIEHVEIGKDLEKPAHSACEVIGRIQAFVPLAGIIDPIAERERQSKHLKQLEDYLIVVRRKLENKNFAARAPAHVVAMEQNREKELLEQISKIKLILNDLG from the coding sequence ATGCAGACAAAACTATCAACACAATATAATCCTAAAGAAATCGAAGATAAGTGGTATCAATTTTGGGAGGAAAATGGGTTTTTTCATAGTGTACCAGACCCCTCAAAGGAACCTTACACCATTGTTATTCCACCTCCTAACGTAACGGGCGTGCTTCATATGGGGCATGCCTTGAATAATATTATCCAGGATATTTTAATTCGCTGGAGACGCATGCAGGGATACAATGCCCTTTGGATGCCTGGTACAGATCATGCCGGTATTGCCACCCAGAATGTGGTCGAAAGGGAACTGGCAACCAAACGTATTAAACGCGAGCATCTGGGACGAGAACGTTTTATAGAAGAAGTCTGGAAATGGAAGAACCAGTACGGATCAACCATCATCAAACAATTGAAAAAATTGGGGAGCTCTTGCGATTGGGTACGGGAAAGGTTCACCATGGATGAGGGACTTTCTGCTGCAGTAAAAGAAACTTTTGTGAGTCTCTATGAACGGGGATTAATTTACAAAGGAAAATACACCATTAACTGGTGCCCGCGATGCCGTACTGCCCTTGCCGACGACGAGGTTGAACATGAGGAACACGAAGGACACTTGTGGCACATAAAATACCCATTCAAGGACGCCCCCCATCTCTTTCTGGTGGTAGCCACAACCCGTCCCGAAACCTTGCTGGGAGACGTCGCAGTGGCCGTTAACCCAAAAGATGACCGTTACAAAGACATGATTGGTGAAATCCTTACCCTGCCCGTTATAGGACGTGAATTACCCATCCTTGCCGATGAATTTGTCGATCCATCCTTTGGGACTGGCGCTGTTAAGGTTACACCTGCTCATGATCCTAATGATTTTGAAATGGGCAAACGCCACAACCTAACCCCTATTGTTGTAATGCAGGAAAATGGGACTATGAATGAACTTGCAGGGGATTATGAGGGAATGGACCGATTTGAGTGCAGAGATGCCTTAATAGAAGAGTTAAAATTAAAGAAATTTATCGAAATGGTCACCCCTCACAAGCACTCAGTTGGACATTGTTATCGGTGTCATACCGTTATTGAGCCTTATATTTCAGACCAGTGGTTTGTCAGGATGCGCCCCCTTGCAGACGCCGCAATCAAAGCTTCCCAAAGAAAATCAGTAACCTTTTTCCCCGAACGTTGGGAAAAGATCTATTTGAGCTGGTTGGAAAATGTGCGTGATTGGTGTATTTCAAGGCAAATTTGGTGGGGGCACCGTATTCCCGCCTGGTATTGCCAGGACTGTGGTGCAATTACTGTAGCGCGCGATGTACCCACGAAGTGCTCGAAATGTAATAGTGTTATCCTGAAGCAGGACGATGACGTGCTCGATACATGGTTCAGTTCTGCCCTGTGGCCATTTTCTACAATGGGTTGGCCCAAGGAAACACCGGAGCTGCGATATTACTATCCGACATCGACCCTTGTTACCGATCGGGGAATCATCTATTTCTGGGTAGCACGGATGGTCATGATGGGGCTTGAAATAATGCGAAACGTCCCTTTCTCTAACGTCTATATCCACGGAACAATCCTCGACGAACAGGGCAGAAAAATGAGTAAATCACTGGGAAACGGCATCGATCCCCTCGTCATGATCGACCAATACGGTGCAGATGCAGTTCGATTTTCGATCATTGTCCTGACCACAGAAGGCCAGGACATAAAACTATCAGAGAGCAGGTTTGAAATGGGCCGTAACTTTACTAACAAATTGTGGAATGCGGCACGTTTTATCACAATGAATTTGGAGGAGGAACAGCCGAGAGAGATTGATCTTGAGCCGGCTGATTATCAATTTGAAGACAAGTGGATCCTCAGCCGATTAAACACAACGATTAAGACATGCACATGGTATCTGGGACAATTCAAATTTAATGATGCAGCCATGAAGGCCTATGATTTTACCTGGCATTCATTCTGCGATTGGTACTTGGAAATTGTAAAGGCACGACTGTATGAATCGGAGAGTCCCCGGGACAAAAAGGTTGCACAAACTATACTGGCAAAAGTGTTTAATCAGATATTGCATTTACTCCATCCCTTCGTACCTTTTATAACAGAGGAATTGTGGCAAAATTTAAAACATGTGATTTTAGAAAACAAAATCAACATCCAGGAAGATATGCATCGCGAGTGCCTTATGTGCGACGTCTGGCCTATGGAAGATAAACGATACGAAGATCAGATTTCCGAAGAGCACATGGTTATCCTGCAGGACGTTATTCGGGCCATTCGAAATATACGCAGCAAGATGAATATCAAGGAAAAACAGAAATTGGACGCCGTTATCTCTATCTCTGGGAATGGTGAATATGAGTTGGATAAACATTCTGGTTTACTCAAACGAATGGCCAATATTGAACACGTAGAAATCGGCAAAGACCTTGAAAAACCTGCTCATTCTGCCTGTGAAGTCATTGGAAGGATACAGGCCTTTGTACCACTTGCGGGAATTATTGATCCCATTGCAGAAAGGGAACGTCAATCAAAACACTTGAAACAACTTGAAGATTACTTAATAGTGGTACGGCGTAAACTGGAAAATAAAAATTTTGCTGCAAGGGCACCTGCCCATGTGGTAGCAATGGAACAAAATCGGGAAAAGGAATTGTTGGAACAAATATCTAAAATAAAGCTTATTTTGAATGACCTTGGATAA
- a CDS encoding SUMF1/EgtB/PvdO family nonheme iron enzyme translates to MKRLYWISLLCVIVSCFILISILHAGASTAKTLTKKCPMCNKLFSEETKFCGDDGTKLIELPVKMVCPECKKEGTPGEKFCKEHGKKLVPLAEIPPTQDADTLKQKKELAKKYYKEGNDYCDAESYDLAIESYKKAEEAFPDFPALHYNMGWLYSKLGNAEQSIRHLQKYIVLAPDASDITEVQSYVVVLKNAVEKRKQVMDAFKNRDEIMKKALIEQKQKYGSVLVPEGEFIMGTNDAREDAYPEHKVYLDAFEIDRYEVTNAQYWEFLEYMKKTNDHSKCFKGEPSGKDHTPRFWDNEYYNVPDYPVVRIDWYDAYAYAAWAGKRLPTEAEWEKAARGLDGRKFPWGNEWDPARCNLSGEPKPVGSVESGKSVYGCYDIAGSVYEWCADWYLDTYYAESPHKNPKGPDNGLRRVIRGGSRFSQPFQVRTNTRKSEQPNLFNLGVGFRCAKDVKEK, encoded by the coding sequence ATGAAAAGATTATATTGGATCTCTTTATTATGTGTAATTGTGTCATGTTTTATCTTGATTTCAATCCTCCATGCCGGGGCGTCTACCGCAAAGACACTGACGAAAAAATGTCCGATGTGCAATAAATTATTTTCAGAAGAAACAAAATTTTGCGGCGACGACGGGACCAAATTGATAGAACTTCCCGTAAAAATGGTATGCCCAGAGTGCAAAAAAGAAGGTACCCCAGGTGAAAAATTTTGTAAAGAGCACGGAAAAAAACTTGTTCCACTCGCAGAAATACCACCTACCCAGGATGCCGATACCTTAAAACAAAAGAAAGAACTCGCCAAGAAGTATTATAAAGAAGGCAATGATTATTGCGATGCCGAGTCATATGATTTAGCAATAGAGTCATATAAAAAGGCCGAAGAGGCATTCCCGGATTTTCCTGCACTGCATTACAACATGGGATGGCTTTACAGTAAACTAGGGAATGCCGAGCAGTCAATTCGTCATCTGCAAAAGTATATTGTTCTCGCCCCCGATGCCAGTGATATTACCGAAGTGCAAAGTTACGTCGTTGTTCTTAAAAATGCAGTAGAGAAACGCAAGCAAGTGATGGATGCCTTCAAAAACAGGGACGAGATCATGAAGAAGGCGCTCATTGAACAAAAACAAAAATACGGTAGTGTCCTTGTGCCGGAAGGTGAATTTATTATGGGTACAAACGACGCCAGAGAGGATGCCTATCCTGAACACAAGGTCTACCTTGATGCATTCGAAATAGACCGTTATGAGGTAACAAATGCACAATACTGGGAATTCCTGGAGTATATGAAAAAGACAAACGACCACAGCAAATGTTTTAAAGGAGAGCCCAGTGGGAAGGACCATACTCCCCGATTCTGGGATAATGAATACTATAATGTCCCAGACTACCCTGTTGTACGGATTGATTGGTATGATGCCTACGCTTACGCAGCCTGGGCAGGGAAACGGCTCCCCACAGAGGCAGAGTGGGAAAAGGCGGCGAGGGGACTTGACGGAAGAAAGTTCCCGTGGGGCAATGAATGGGACCCTGCACGATGCAATCTCAGCGGCGAGCCAAAACCTGTTGGTAGCGTTGAAAGCGGAAAAAGCGTTTATGGTTGCTATGATATAGCGGGTAGTGTTTATGAATGGTGCGCCGATTGGTATCTTGACACATATTATGCGGAATCCCCTCACAAAAATCCAAAAGGTCCGGACAATGGACTTCGGCGCGTTATACGCGGAGGTTCACGTTTTTCACAACCCTTCCAAGTACGAACAAATACAAGGAAATCAGAACAACCAAACTTATTTAATTTAGGGGTGGGTTTTCGATGTGCAAAGGATGTAAAAGAGAAATAA
- a CDS encoding PAS domain-containing sensor histidine kinase has translation MVLSHILKNEFDNVVNNLVDALDAGLSIMDKDLNIVWANKTLSKMLNLRDDPVGKNCREVYKCECKEMKYCSVLQALSSGKKQFSEIQLITEKGERRYVKNISIPIRHENGAIIQLLKFSIDTTEQEEKIHRLSLLRKLAELMQGTLQIDRLLHLILTCVTAGTALGFNCARLFLVDRERGIVYGKMAVGPSGWEEANKIWGEIASKYEKLEDLIKASEDHYREDTPLHMITRLMAYSLADEKEIIVSCIKTKKPILERDAFRNPNSNKKFVSMINANEFVCVPLVVKDEAIGVICADNVYSRKPITEEQVELLSIFANRAALAISNAETYKKLEEKIQQLKETQERLIRSERLAVIGNMAAYIAHEIRNPLVTVGGFARAILRDITNNKQTKRNVEIIVEEVGRLERILANIMDFSKPIEQTPVKVPSQINEILENTCSLMDPYFKNNRIQLIKRFDAIMPKINIDPTQIKQVFLNLIKNAVESMTNGGTLIIETMVENEYVKINITDTGEGMTAEAMQNIFVPFFTTKVDGTGVGLAVSRKIVEDHEGYIKMKSSLHEGTTFSVFLPVKKGQVQFLRGGE, from the coding sequence ATGGTGTTATCGCACATTTTAAAAAATGAATTCGACAATGTTGTAAACAACCTCGTGGATGCGCTCGATGCTGGATTATCCATAATGGATAAAGATCTGAATATTGTTTGGGCTAATAAGACCCTTTCTAAAATGCTCAATTTAAGGGATGATCCAGTAGGGAAAAATTGCCGTGAGGTGTATAAATGTGAATGCAAGGAGATGAAATATTGTTCTGTTCTTCAAGCGCTGTCAAGTGGTAAAAAACAGTTTAGTGAGATCCAGTTAATTACAGAAAAAGGAGAAAGAAGGTATGTCAAAAATATTTCTATACCTATCAGGCACGAGAATGGTGCTATTATCCAGTTACTTAAGTTCTCGATAGATACCACGGAGCAGGAAGAGAAGATACATCGACTTTCCTTATTGCGAAAACTTGCAGAGTTGATGCAGGGAACGCTGCAGATTGACCGGTTGCTTCACTTAATCTTAACCTGCGTTACAGCCGGGACTGCATTGGGATTTAATTGTGCAAGGCTTTTTCTGGTGGATAGGGAACGGGGTATTGTCTATGGTAAGATGGCCGTTGGTCCCTCCGGTTGGGAAGAGGCAAATAAGATATGGGGTGAAATAGCCAGTAAGTATGAGAAGTTAGAAGACCTTATTAAAGCATCGGAGGATCATTATCGTGAGGATACTCCGTTGCACATGATTACACGACTGATGGCCTATTCTTTAGCAGATGAAAAAGAAATCATCGTCTCGTGTATAAAAACAAAAAAGCCTATTTTAGAAAGAGATGCCTTTCGTAATCCAAATAGTAATAAAAAGTTTGTAAGCATGATTAATGCGAACGAATTTGTTTGTGTTCCGTTAGTGGTTAAGGACGAAGCGATAGGGGTAATTTGTGCTGATAATGTTTACAGCCGCAAACCAATAACAGAGGAACAGGTCGAACTTTTAAGTATTTTTGCTAACCGTGCGGCATTGGCAATTTCAAATGCAGAAACTTATAAAAAACTTGAAGAAAAGATTCAACAACTCAAAGAAACTCAGGAAAGACTAATTCGTTCAGAGCGGCTTGCGGTTATAGGAAACATGGCGGCATATATTGCGCATGAGATCCGTAATCCATTGGTGACGGTGGGTGGGTTTGCCAGGGCGATTTTGCGGGATATTACTAACAATAAACAGACAAAACGAAATGTAGAGATCATTGTTGAAGAAGTTGGTCGATTAGAGAGAATCCTTGCGAATATTATGGATTTTAGTAAACCCATAGAACAGACACCGGTTAAAGTGCCTTCTCAAATAAATGAAATATTAGAAAATACATGTTCCTTAATGGATCCGTATTTCAAAAATAACCGCATTCAGTTGATAAAAAGATTCGATGCCATTATGCCGAAAATTAATATAGACCCCACCCAGATCAAACAAGTATTTTTAAATCTGATAAAAAACGCAGTGGAGTCAATGACCAATGGCGGCACCCTGATAATAGAAACTATGGTGGAAAATGAATACGTAAAAATTAATATAACTGATACCGGTGAGGGCATGACGGCGGAGGCAATGCAGAACATCTTTGTACCCTTTTTTACAACAAAGGTAGACGGGACAGGTGTAGGATTGGCAGTGTCCCGCAAGATCGTAGAAGACCATGAAGGCTATATAAAAATGAAAAGTTCATTACACGAGGGAACAACTTTTTCTGTCTTCTTACCGGTAAAAAAAGGACAAGTGCAATTTTTAAGGGGGGGCGAATGA
- a CDS encoding response regulator, with translation MMKTILVVEDDKNQLLLYEQELSLEGYNIITAKDGLEAIKKVREQLPDLVVMDINMPKMNGIEAMGKILNEHRKIPIIINTAYSSYKDDFMSWAADAYIIKSSDLKELKDKIKELIRR, from the coding sequence ATGATGAAAACTATTCTCGTGGTAGAGGACGATAAAAATCAACTTTTGCTCTACGAACAAGAACTGTCATTAGAAGGGTATAACATTATTACAGCGAAGGATGGCCTGGAGGCTATAAAAAAGGTAAGGGAACAATTGCCGGATCTGGTTGTAATGGATATTAACATGCCTAAAATGAACGGGATTGAGGCGATGGGAAAAATCTTAAATGAGCATAGGAAGATACCTATTATTATTAATACTGCTTATAGCAGTTACAAGGACGATTTTATGTCATGGGCGGCTGATGCTTATATTATTAAGTCCTCAGATTTGAAAGAACTGAAAGACAAGATAAAGGAATTGATTCGAAGATAG